Proteins encoded within one genomic window of [Enterobacter] lignolyticus SCF1:
- the pduE gene encoding propanediol dehydratase small subunit PduE codes for MNTDAIESMVRDVLSRMNSLQGDTPAPAAAVSHSTHAAKVSDYPLANKHPEWVKTATNKTLDEFTLENVLSDKVTAQDMRITPETLRIQAAIARDAGRDRLAMNFERAAELTAVPDDRILEIYNALRPYRSTKEELMAIADDLERRYQAKICAAFIREAAALYVERKKLKGDD; via the coding sequence ATGAATACCGATGCAATTGAATCGATGGTTCGGGACGTGTTGAGCCGCATGAACAGCCTGCAGGGCGATACGCCCGCGCCTGCTGCGGCAGTTAGTCACTCAACGCATGCCGCAAAAGTGAGCGACTATCCGCTGGCGAATAAACACCCTGAGTGGGTAAAAACCGCGACCAACAAAACGCTGGATGAGTTCACTCTGGAAAATGTCCTCAGCGACAAGGTTACCGCGCAGGATATGCGCATCACGCCGGAAACGCTGCGTATCCAGGCGGCTATCGCCAGAGATGCCGGACGCGATCGCCTGGCGATGAACTTTGAGCGTGCCGCCGAACTGACTGCCGTGCCGGACGATCGAATCCTCGAGATCTACAACGCTCTGCGTCCGTACCGCTCCACAAAAGAGGAGCTGATGGCCATCGCGGACGATCTTGAACGTCGTTACCAGGCGAAAATTTGCGCGGCGTTTATCCGTGAAGCCGCTGCGCTGTACGTCGAACGTAAAAAGCTCAAAGGCGACGATTAA
- a CDS encoding BMC domain-containing protein has product MKEHSVKQSLGLLEVSGLALAISCADVMAKAASITLVGLEKTQGSGWTVIKITGDVASVQSAIITGASFADLQNGLVAQKVIARPGEGILSRETVTESSSVPPLQPDAEAAGEEPVPEAAPEERVISCNLCLDPACRRQKGEPRSLCLHAGKRGDA; this is encoded by the coding sequence ATGAAGGAGCACAGCGTGAAGCAATCACTGGGATTACTTGAAGTTAGTGGTCTGGCATTAGCCATCAGTTGCGCGGACGTCATGGCGAAAGCCGCCTCCATCACGCTGGTTGGCCTCGAAAAAACCCAGGGTTCAGGCTGGACGGTGATCAAAATCACCGGTGATGTGGCATCCGTGCAGTCCGCCATCATCACCGGCGCCAGTTTTGCCGACCTGCAGAATGGTCTGGTGGCGCAAAAGGTTATCGCCAGACCCGGAGAGGGGATTCTGTCTCGTGAAACGGTGACGGAGTCATCGTCCGTTCCCCCCCTGCAACCTGACGCTGAAGCCGCTGGCGAAGAGCCGGTGCCGGAAGCGGCACCTGAAGAGCGGGTTATCAGCTGCAATCTGTGTCTGGACCCGGCCTGTCGGCGGCAAAAAGGCGAACCCCGGTCACTCTGCCTGCATGCCGGTAAACGAGGTGACGCGTAA
- the pduO gene encoding two-domain cob(I)yrinic acid a,c-diamide adenosyltransferase PduO — MAIYTRTGDAGTTALFSGQRVSKTHPRVEAYGTLDELNAALSLCFCAVASEPHRALLESVQQQIFWFSAELACEDQAPAPDQRIISAEQIAALEAAIDTAMGRVAPLRSFILPGRCEAASRLHLARTLARRAERRLVELCASVPVRHELLRYINRLSDCLYALARAEDSDAHQRNIIQEVTTRYLASAHAPSAKEPAMSLSFQDLHQLTRTAVERAQALLVPVVVSIVDANGTETVTWRMPDALLVSSELAPKKAWTAVAMKTATHELAGAVQPGAPLYGLESHMQGKVVTFGGGYPLWRDGLLIGGLGISGGSVEQDMEIAQAAIAAINVGTHQ; from the coding sequence ATGGCGATTTACACCCGTACGGGCGACGCAGGCACTACCGCCCTGTTCAGCGGGCAGCGCGTCAGCAAAACGCACCCGCGCGTTGAAGCCTACGGCACGCTTGATGAACTCAATGCCGCCCTGAGCCTGTGTTTCTGCGCCGTAGCCAGTGAGCCGCATCGTGCGCTGCTGGAGTCTGTCCAGCAGCAAATTTTCTGGTTCAGCGCCGAGCTGGCCTGCGAAGACCAGGCGCCAGCGCCGGATCAGCGCATCATCAGTGCGGAACAGATAGCCGCGCTGGAGGCGGCGATTGATACCGCCATGGGGCGCGTGGCGCCACTGCGCAGTTTTATCCTGCCCGGCCGCTGCGAAGCCGCAAGCCGCCTGCATTTGGCCCGCACGCTGGCCCGGCGGGCCGAGCGACGTCTGGTGGAGCTCTGCGCAAGCGTGCCCGTCAGGCATGAGCTACTGCGTTATATCAACCGGCTCTCGGATTGTCTGTATGCGCTGGCGCGCGCCGAAGATAGCGATGCTCATCAGCGCAACATCATTCAGGAGGTGACGACGCGTTATCTGGCGTCAGCGCACGCTCCATCCGCGAAGGAACCCGCTATGTCTCTCTCTTTTCAGGATCTTCATCAGCTCACCCGCACAGCCGTGGAGCGGGCGCAGGCGCTGCTGGTGCCGGTTGTCGTCAGCATTGTTGATGCCAACGGCACCGAAACCGTGACGTGGCGAATGCCGGATGCACTGCTGGTCAGCAGCGAGCTGGCGCCCAAGAAAGCCTGGACCGCCGTGGCGATGAAAACCGCAACGCATGAGCTTGCCGGCGCCGTACAGCCTGGCGCGCCGCTATACGGGCTGGAAAGCCATATGCAGGGAAAAGTGGTCACCTTTGGCGGCGGCTACCCGCTGTGGCGCGACGGATTACTCATTGGGGGTCTTGGCATCAGCGGCGGCAGCGTTGAGCAAGACATGGAGATTGCACAGGCCGCCATTGCGGCCATTAACGTGGGAACACATCAATGA
- the pduP gene encoding CoA-acylating propionaldehyde dehydrogenase PduP has translation MKTSELETLIRRILSEQLAPAKAETKTHGIFSSVDEAVDAAHQAFLRYQQCPLKTRSAIISAIRDELAPQLSALAEESAAETGMGNKEDKFLKNKAALDNTPGIEDLTTTALTGDGGMVLFEYSPFGVIGAVAPSTNPTETIINNSISMLAAGNSIYFSPHPGAKAVSLKLIAAIDDIAFRSCGIRNLVVTVAEPTFEATQQMMAHPKVAVLAITGGPGIVAMGMKSGKKVIGAGAGNPPCIVDETADLVKAAEDIINGASFDYNLPCIAEKSLIVVESVAGKLIQQMQSFGALLLTPAETDRLRAVCLPEGLANKRLVGKSPSALLEAASIAVPAKAPRLLIAVVNADDPWVTREQLMPMLPVVYVPDFDRALALALKVEEGLHHTAIMHSQNVSRLNLAARSLQTSIFVKNGPSYAGIGVGGEGFTTFTIATPTGEGTTSARTFARSRRCVLTTGFSIR, from the coding sequence ATGAAGACTTCTGAGCTGGAAACCCTCATTCGGCGCATTTTGAGCGAACAGCTGGCCCCCGCGAAAGCGGAAACAAAAACGCACGGTATTTTTTCGTCCGTCGACGAGGCCGTCGATGCCGCCCACCAGGCCTTTTTACGTTACCAGCAGTGCCCGCTTAAAACCCGCAGCGCCATCATCAGCGCCATTCGAGACGAGCTGGCGCCGCAGCTCTCAGCGCTGGCGGAAGAAAGCGCAGCAGAAACGGGAATGGGTAACAAAGAGGACAAGTTTCTCAAAAATAAAGCGGCGCTGGATAACACGCCGGGCATCGAAGATTTAACCACCACCGCCCTGACCGGCGACGGCGGCATGGTGCTGTTTGAGTACTCGCCGTTTGGGGTAATAGGCGCCGTGGCCCCGAGCACGAACCCGACGGAAACCATCATCAACAACAGCATCAGCATGCTGGCTGCCGGCAACAGCATTTACTTCAGCCCACACCCTGGCGCGAAAGCGGTGTCGCTCAAACTGATTGCGGCGATCGACGATATCGCCTTCCGCTCCTGCGGGATCCGCAACCTGGTAGTGACCGTGGCTGAACCCACGTTTGAAGCGACCCAGCAGATGATGGCGCACCCGAAAGTTGCCGTGCTGGCGATCACCGGCGGTCCGGGCATTGTGGCGATGGGAATGAAGAGCGGTAAAAAAGTGATTGGCGCAGGCGCAGGCAACCCGCCGTGTATCGTTGATGAAACCGCTGACCTGGTAAAAGCGGCGGAAGATATCATCAACGGCGCGTCGTTTGATTACAACCTGCCCTGTATTGCCGAGAAAAGCCTGATTGTTGTTGAGTCGGTTGCCGGGAAGCTGATTCAGCAGATGCAAAGCTTTGGCGCGCTGCTGCTTACCCCGGCAGAAACCGACAGGCTGCGCGCAGTTTGCCTGCCCGAGGGGCTGGCGAATAAGCGGCTGGTCGGCAAAAGTCCGTCGGCCCTGCTTGAGGCCGCCAGCATCGCCGTTCCCGCAAAAGCGCCGCGCCTGCTCATTGCCGTGGTGAATGCTGACGATCCCTGGGTCACCCGCGAGCAGCTGATGCCGATGCTGCCGGTAGTTTACGTGCCGGATTTTGACCGCGCGCTGGCGCTGGCGCTGAAGGTTGAGGAAGGTCTGCACCACACCGCCATCATGCACTCGCAGAACGTTTCACGGTTGAATCTGGCTGCCCGGTCTTTGCAAACCTCCATTTTTGTGAAAAACGGACCGTCCTATGCGGGCATTGGCGTCGGCGGCGAAGGTTTCACCACCTTCACCATCGCCACGCCCACCGGTGAAGGCACCACCTCAGCGCGAACGTTTGCCCGTTCCCGCCGCTGCGTGCTGACTACCGGTTTCTCAATCCGCTAA
- a CDS encoding 1-propanol dehydrogenase PduQ gives MNTFSLQTRLYSGPGSLKALGRFTNKHIWIICDGFLARSSLIDTLRAALPADNRISIFSEVTPAPTISTVAQGIEQMQSLRPDVVIGFGGGSALDAAKAIVWFSRQSGVEIETCVAIPTTSGTGSEVTSACVISDPDQGIKYPLFNNALYPDMAILDPVLVVSVPPAITANTGMDVLTHALEAYVSSRASDFTDALAEKAAQLVFQYLPVAVRKGDCLATRGKMHNAATLAGMAFSQSGLGLNHAIAHQLGGQFHLPHGLANALLLAPVIRFNSADPRAAKRYARFAKACHLCPDSANDTASINALIQHIGQLKKACAIPAPSVALHEGRQSWPQRIPAMAKAALADVTLKTNPRTADMDAIAELLEELL, from the coding sequence ATGAATACCTTTTCACTGCAAACCCGTTTGTACAGCGGACCGGGAAGCCTGAAAGCGCTTGGCCGCTTTACGAATAAGCATATCTGGATTATCTGCGATGGATTTCTGGCGCGATCGTCGCTTATCGACACGCTGCGCGCTGCGCTTCCGGCCGATAATCGCATCAGCATTTTCAGCGAAGTCACCCCGGCCCCCACGATTAGCACAGTGGCGCAGGGGATTGAACAGATGCAGTCTCTGCGTCCCGATGTGGTGATCGGTTTTGGCGGCGGCTCGGCGCTTGATGCAGCAAAGGCGATTGTCTGGTTCAGCCGTCAGTCTGGCGTCGAAATCGAAACCTGCGTGGCAATCCCCACTACCAGCGGCACCGGTTCAGAAGTGACCAGCGCCTGCGTCATCAGCGACCCGGACCAGGGGATTAAATACCCGCTGTTTAACAATGCGCTGTACCCGGACATGGCAATTCTCGACCCGGTGCTGGTGGTCAGCGTTCCGCCCGCCATCACCGCCAATACCGGTATGGACGTCCTGACGCACGCGCTCGAAGCGTATGTCTCTTCGCGCGCCAGCGACTTCACGGACGCGCTGGCAGAAAAGGCCGCTCAGCTTGTATTTCAGTATCTCCCCGTCGCGGTTCGCAAAGGCGATTGTCTGGCAACGCGGGGCAAAATGCACAATGCCGCCACGCTTGCCGGGATGGCCTTTAGCCAGTCGGGGCTTGGGCTCAATCATGCGATTGCCCATCAGTTGGGCGGTCAGTTCCATCTGCCGCACGGCCTGGCGAACGCCCTGCTGCTCGCGCCGGTGATCCGCTTTAACAGCGCCGATCCGCGTGCGGCAAAACGCTATGCCCGGTTCGCGAAAGCCTGCCATCTGTGTCCGGACAGCGCAAACGACACGGCCAGCATCAACGCGTTAATTCAGCACATCGGGCAGCTTAAAAAAGCCTGCGCGATCCCCGCGCCGTCCGTCGCGCTGCACGAGGGTAGGCAAAGCTGGCCGCAGCGCATACCGGCGATGGCTAAGGCGGCGCTGGCGGACGTAACGCTTAAAACCAACCCCCGTACGGCGGATATGGACGCCATTGCTGAACTGCTTGAGGAGCTGTTATGA
- a CDS encoding phosphate propanoyltransferase — protein sequence MDKQLLETTVSKVLDEMRERPIPLGVSSRHIHLSAKDYARLFPGQPISEKKALLQPGQYAADQTVTLAGPKGELNNVRLLGPLRNVSQVEISRTDARTLGIAAPLRMSGNLSGTPGVRLISPYGELDLTSGVIVAQRHLHMSPLDALILRVAHGDSVSVAIEGGERRLIFDNVAVRVSPDMRLEMHIDTDEANAAGADSPQAFATLVTPR from the coding sequence ATGGATAAGCAACTTCTGGAGACGACGGTCAGCAAAGTGCTGGATGAAATGCGGGAGCGCCCTATTCCGCTGGGCGTTTCCAGCCGTCATATCCATCTCAGCGCGAAGGACTATGCACGCCTTTTTCCGGGCCAGCCCATAAGCGAGAAAAAAGCGCTGCTGCAGCCCGGGCAATATGCGGCGGACCAAACCGTCACCCTGGCGGGCCCAAAGGGCGAGTTAAACAACGTTCGCCTGCTGGGACCGTTGCGGAACGTAAGCCAGGTGGAGATTTCCCGTACCGACGCCAGAACATTAGGTATCGCCGCGCCGCTGCGGATGTCCGGCAACCTCAGCGGCACACCGGGCGTACGGCTTATCAGCCCGTATGGCGAGCTGGATTTAACGTCTGGTGTGATCGTCGCCCAGCGCCATCTCCATATGTCTCCGCTTGATGCGCTAATCCTGCGCGTTGCCCACGGCGACAGCGTATCCGTTGCCATTGAAGGCGGTGAGCGGCGGCTGATTTTCGATAACGTCGCCGTTCGCGTCTCGCCGGATATGCGTCTTGAGATGCATATCGATACCGATGAGGCCAATGCGGCGGGGGCCGATAGCCCGCAGGCGTTCGCAACGCTGGTAACCCCGCGATGA
- a CDS encoding EutN/CcmL family microcompartment protein produces MHLARVTGAVVSTQKSPSLVGKKLLLVRRVSADGELPPHPVAGDEVAVDSVGAGVGELVLLSSGSSARHVFSGPNEAIDLAVVGIVDTLSR; encoded by the coding sequence ATGCATCTTGCTCGCGTTACAGGCGCGGTGGTATCCACGCAAAAATCCCCCTCGCTGGTAGGGAAAAAACTCCTGCTGGTGCGCCGGGTAAGTGCCGATGGAGAGCTTCCGCCCCACCCTGTCGCCGGGGACGAAGTGGCGGTTGATTCGGTTGGCGCTGGCGTCGGCGAGCTGGTGTTGCTCAGCAGCGGCTCCAGCGCCAGGCACGTGTTTTCCGGGCCGAACGAAGCCATCGATCTGGCCGTGGTCGGCATTGTCGACACGCTTTCTCGCTGA
- the pduD gene encoding propanediol dehydratase medium subunit PduD: MEINEKLLRQIIEDVLSEMQTSDKPVSFHAPVSAAPVATAGDSFLTEIGEARQGTQQDEVIVAVGPAFGLSQTVNIVGLPHKSILREVIAGIEEEGIKARVIRCFKSSDVAFVAVEGNRLSGSGISIGIQSKGTTVIHQQGLPPLSNLELFPQAPLLTLETYRQIGKNAARYAKRESPQPVPTLNDQMARPKYQAKSAILHIKETKYVVTGKNPQELRVAL, encoded by the coding sequence ATGGAAATCAATGAAAAACTGCTGCGCCAGATAATCGAAGACGTCCTGTCCGAAATGCAGACCAGCGATAAGCCGGTTTCGTTCCACGCGCCGGTGTCGGCCGCGCCCGTCGCGACCGCTGGCGACAGCTTTCTGACCGAAATTGGCGAAGCCAGACAGGGTACCCAGCAGGATGAAGTGATCGTGGCCGTGGGTCCGGCGTTTGGCCTCTCCCAGACCGTCAATATCGTCGGGTTACCGCACAAAAGCATTCTGCGCGAGGTGATCGCCGGGATTGAAGAGGAAGGCATTAAGGCGCGCGTGATCCGCTGCTTTAAATCCTCTGACGTCGCGTTTGTCGCCGTTGAAGGCAACCGCCTGAGCGGATCCGGTATCTCCATCGGTATCCAGTCAAAAGGCACTACGGTCATCCATCAGCAGGGGCTGCCGCCGTTGTCGAATCTGGAGCTGTTCCCGCAGGCGCCGCTGCTGACGCTGGAAACCTATCGTCAGATTGGTAAAAACGCCGCGCGCTACGCCAAGCGCGAATCGCCGCAGCCGGTACCCACGCTGAATGACCAGATGGCGCGGCCGAAATATCAGGCGAAGTCCGCCATTTTGCACATTAAAGAGACGAAGTATGTCGTGACGGGCAAAAACCCGCAGGAACTGCGCGTGGCGCTCTAA
- the pduM gene encoding microcompartment protein PduM, translated as MNGERLQHVIEEVISRLQQRAQSSATLSVRQLREANLRFLLCQYSTLRILQVDLPLLEQIARRDSSDNTAAIIHEALAWGACIQLSVQHQLLSALPVTRLARLPLAFCDERGQPVILHPARLLSYADVARLRGETLVLSRRCVVTALAHDAASSRHIQLITQE; from the coding sequence ATGAACGGTGAACGGCTGCAGCACGTCATTGAGGAGGTGATCTCCCGCCTGCAACAACGCGCGCAAAGCTCGGCCACGCTCAGCGTCAGACAGCTGCGGGAAGCGAATCTGCGGTTCCTGCTTTGCCAGTATTCCACCCTGCGCATTCTGCAGGTTGACCTGCCGCTGCTGGAGCAGATTGCCCGGCGGGATTCGTCAGATAACACGGCGGCCATCATTCATGAAGCGCTGGCGTGGGGAGCCTGTATACAGCTGTCGGTACAGCATCAATTACTGTCAGCGCTGCCGGTGACAAGGCTGGCCCGTTTGCCGCTGGCCTTCTGCGATGAGCGGGGACAGCCCGTTATTTTGCACCCGGCCCGGCTTTTAAGTTACGCCGACGTTGCGCGCCTTCGCGGCGAAACGCTGGTGCTATCTCGCCGGTGCGTGGTAACTGCCCTGGCCCACGATGCGGCGAGTTCGCGACATATCCAACTTATTACGCAGGAGTAA
- the pduJ gene encoding propanediol utilization microcompartment protein PduJ, which produces MNNALGLVETKGLVGAIEAADAMVKSANVQLVGYEKIGSGLVTVMVRGDVGAVKAAVDAGSAAASAVGEVKSCHVIPRPHSDVEAILPKSA; this is translated from the coding sequence ATGAATAACGCACTGGGACTGGTTGAAACAAAAGGGTTAGTCGGCGCAATTGAAGCCGCAGATGCCATGGTGAAATCCGCCAACGTGCAGCTGGTCGGCTACGAAAAAATTGGCTCAGGACTTGTGACCGTAATGGTTCGCGGCGACGTTGGCGCCGTGAAGGCAGCCGTTGACGCAGGCAGCGCTGCAGCCAGCGCGGTTGGCGAAGTGAAATCCTGCCACGTGATTCCGCGTCCGCACAGCGACGTGGAGGCCATTTTACCGAAGTCAGCCTGA
- a CDS encoding diol dehydratase reactivase subunit alpha has translation MQYIAGIDIGNSSTEVALATLDEAGALTITGSALAETTGIKGTLRNVFGIQEALTLAANNAGISISDISLIRINEATPVIGDVAMETITETIITESTMIGHNPKTPGGAGLGVGVTITPDALLTHPADTPYILVVSSAFDFADVAAMINASVRAGYQLTGVILQQDDGVLVGNRLDQPLPIVDEVLYIDRIPLGMLAAVEVAVTGKVIETLSNPYGIATVFHLNADETKNIVPMARALIGNRSAVVVKTPSGDVKARAIPAGNIELQSQGRTLRVDVAAGADAIMKAVGECPKLDNVTGEAGTNIGGMLEHVRQTMAELTNKPSCEIFIQDLLAVDTSVPVSVTGGLAGEFSLEQAVGIASMVKSDRLQMAAIAREIKQRLNVDVQVGGAEAEAAILGALTTPGTTRPLAILDLGAGSTDASIINPKGEIIATHLAGAGDMVTMIIARELGLDDRYLAEEIKKHPLARVESLFHLRHEDGSVQFFPAPLPPAVFARVCVVKPDELVPLPGDLALEKVRAIRRSAKERVFVTNALRALRQVSPTGNIRDIPFVVLVGGSSLDFEVPQLVTDALAHYRLVAGRGNIRGTEGPRNAVATGLILSWYKELARGR, from the coding sequence ATGCAATATATCGCTGGCATTGATATAGGCAACTCATCGACAGAAGTCGCGCTGGCGACCCTGGATGAGGCCGGTGCGCTCACGATTACCGGTAGCGCGCTGGCGGAAACCACCGGAATCAAAGGCACATTGCGTAACGTGTTTGGGATTCAGGAGGCGCTTACGCTTGCGGCCAACAACGCAGGCATCAGCATCAGCGATATTTCGCTCATCCGCATCAACGAGGCTACGCCGGTCATCGGTGACGTCGCGATGGAGACCATCACGGAAACCATCATCACCGAGTCCACCATGATCGGCCACAACCCGAAAACGCCGGGCGGCGCCGGCCTGGGCGTGGGCGTCACCATTACGCCGGACGCTCTGTTAACCCATCCGGCGGATACGCCCTACATCCTGGTCGTGTCGTCGGCGTTCGATTTTGCCGACGTCGCCGCCATGATTAACGCCTCTGTCCGCGCCGGATATCAGCTAACCGGCGTTATTTTGCAACAGGACGACGGCGTGCTGGTCGGCAATCGTCTGGACCAACCGCTGCCCATCGTTGATGAAGTGCTGTACATCGACCGCATTCCGTTGGGGATGCTGGCGGCTGTTGAGGTCGCGGTTACTGGCAAGGTCATTGAGACGCTTTCCAACCCCTACGGGATCGCAACGGTGTTTCATCTCAATGCCGACGAGACCAAAAATATCGTGCCGATGGCGCGGGCGTTGATTGGCAACCGCTCCGCCGTGGTGGTGAAAACGCCGTCGGGCGATGTGAAAGCGCGCGCCATTCCCGCCGGGAATATTGAGCTGCAGTCGCAGGGACGCACGCTGCGGGTCGATGTTGCCGCAGGCGCCGACGCCATTATGAAAGCCGTCGGCGAATGCCCGAAACTGGATAACGTGACCGGTGAGGCCGGGACCAACATCGGCGGCATGTTAGAGCATGTGCGCCAGACGATGGCGGAGCTGACCAACAAGCCGAGCTGCGAGATCTTTATCCAGGATCTGCTGGCTGTCGATACATCCGTTCCGGTCAGCGTTACCGGCGGTTTGGCCGGTGAGTTCTCACTGGAACAGGCCGTAGGGATTGCCTCAATGGTGAAGTCCGATCGCCTGCAGATGGCAGCGATCGCCCGCGAAATAAAGCAGAGGCTGAACGTTGATGTCCAGGTCGGCGGCGCCGAGGCCGAGGCCGCCATTTTAGGCGCCTTGACCACCCCAGGTACGACCCGTCCGCTGGCGATTCTGGATTTAGGCGCTGGCTCTACCGATGCCTCTATCATTAACCCGAAAGGCGAAATTATCGCCACTCACCTCGCCGGCGCGGGCGACATGGTCACCATGATCATCGCCCGCGAGCTTGGTCTGGACGACCGCTATCTGGCCGAGGAGATCAAAAAGCATCCGCTCGCCCGAGTGGAAAGCCTGTTTCATCTGCGCCACGAAGACGGCAGCGTGCAGTTCTTCCCTGCTCCGCTGCCGCCTGCGGTATTTGCCCGCGTTTGCGTGGTGAAACCTGATGAACTGGTGCCGCTGCCCGGCGACCTGGCGCTGGAAAAAGTCCGCGCTATTCGCCGTAGCGCCAAAGAGCGTGTTTTTGTCACCAACGCCCTGCGCGCGCTGCGTCAGGTCAGCCCAACCGGCAACATTCGCGATATTCCCTTTGTGGTGCTGGTCGGCGGCTCGTCCCTGGACTTTGAGGTTCCCCAGCTCGTCACCGATGCGCTGGCGCACTACCGGTTGGTGGCCGGGCGCGGCAACATTCGCGGAACCGAGGGGCCGCGGAATGCCGTCGCCACGGGGTTAATCCTGTCATGGTACAAGGAGCTCGCCCGTGGACGGTAA
- a CDS encoding 4Fe-4S dicluster domain-containing protein, whose protein sequence is MNTALNTESSCYDALTIRDAVRAAGVVGAGGAGFPTHIKLQAQVDTFLVNAAECEPLLKVDQQLMVQQADRLIRGVQYAMKATGASEGIIALKEKYQPAIHALTPLLPTAIRLHILPDVYPAGDEVLTIWMATGRRVPPAALPVSVGVVVNNVQTVLNIARAVEQQYPVTRRTLTVNGAVAKPLTLTVPVGMSLREVLALAGGTTVDSPGFINGGPMMGSLIASLDSPVTKTTGGLLVLPGSHPLIQRRMQDERTVLSVARTVCEQCRLCTDLCPRHLIGHALSPHLLVRAVNFQHTATPQMLLSALTCSECSVCESVACPVGISPMRINRMLKRELRAQNLRYEGPLNPADEMAKYRLIPVKRLIARLGLSPWYQEAPLSEVAFTTEKTTLLLRQHIGVSATPCVQTGDRVVRGQCVADIPPNAPGAPVHASIDGIVSDVTEQAITVVRG, encoded by the coding sequence ATGAATACGGCGCTGAATACTGAATCCTCTTGTTACGATGCGCTGACCATCCGCGACGCTGTTCGCGCGGCTGGCGTGGTCGGCGCCGGTGGCGCAGGGTTTCCGACACATATCAAACTGCAGGCGCAGGTCGATACCTTTCTGGTGAACGCTGCGGAATGTGAGCCGCTGCTGAAAGTCGATCAGCAGCTGATGGTTCAGCAGGCCGACCGCCTGATTCGTGGCGTACAGTACGCAATGAAAGCAACGGGCGCCAGCGAGGGCATTATTGCGCTAAAAGAGAAATATCAGCCTGCTATCCACGCGTTAACCCCGCTATTGCCCACCGCTATCAGGCTGCACATTCTGCCTGACGTGTACCCGGCAGGGGATGAGGTGCTCACTATCTGGATGGCGACGGGTCGTCGCGTGCCGCCCGCCGCGCTCCCCGTCAGCGTCGGCGTGGTGGTTAATAACGTACAGACCGTGCTGAATATCGCCAGAGCCGTTGAGCAGCAGTATCCGGTGACGCGCCGGACGCTGACCGTCAACGGCGCGGTCGCGAAGCCGCTAACGCTGACCGTACCTGTCGGCATGTCCCTACGGGAGGTTCTGGCGTTGGCCGGGGGCACCACCGTGGACTCACCCGGATTTATCAACGGCGGCCCGATGATGGGCAGTCTGATCGCCTCGCTGGATAGTCCAGTAACAAAAACCACCGGCGGCCTGCTGGTTCTGCCGGGCTCTCACCCGCTGATCCAGCGCCGTATGCAGGATGAGCGCACCGTGCTGTCCGTGGCCAGAACCGTGTGCGAACAGTGTCGTTTGTGCACCGATCTCTGCCCGCGGCATCTCATCGGCCACGCGCTGTCGCCGCATCTGCTGGTACGCGCCGTCAATTTTCAGCACACCGCCACGCCGCAGATGCTGCTCAGCGCCCTGACCTGCTCGGAATGCAGCGTCTGTGAAAGCGTGGCGTGCCCGGTCGGCATCTCGCCGATGCGCATTAACCGTATGCTCAAACGTGAGCTCCGGGCGCAGAACCTGCGCTACGAAGGGCCGCTGAACCCTGCCGATGAGATGGCGAAATACCGCCTTATACCGGTGAAACGGCTGATTGCCAGACTGGGGCTGAGCCCGTGGTATCAGGAGGCGCCGCTCTCAGAGGTTGCATTCACCACCGAAAAAACCACGCTGCTGCTGCGCCAGCATATTGGCGTGAGCGCCACCCCCTGCGTGCAAACGGGCGACCGCGTCGTGCGGGGTCAATGTGTTGCCGATATCCCGCCGAATGCGCCAGGCGCGCCGGTTCACGCCAGCATTGACGGTATTGTCAGTGACGTGACGGAACAGGCCATTACCGTTGTAAGAGGTTAA
- a CDS encoding glycerol dehydratase reactivase beta/small subunit family protein → MDGNSSAPAIVISPLGDSIQAWNDVLLGIEEEGIPFVIQPQDDSDVTRCAWLAARRSPLLVGIACDRETLVVHYKNLPASAPLFTLTYRQNSLDRRRTGNNAARLVKGIPFRDLNA, encoded by the coding sequence GTGGACGGTAACAGCAGCGCGCCGGCAATCGTTATTTCCCCCCTCGGCGACAGTATCCAGGCCTGGAACGACGTGCTGCTCGGCATCGAAGAAGAGGGGATTCCCTTCGTTATTCAGCCGCAGGATGACAGCGATGTCACCCGCTGCGCCTGGCTGGCGGCGCGACGGTCGCCGCTGCTCGTCGGCATTGCCTGCGACAGAGAAACGCTGGTTGTGCATTACAAGAATTTACCCGCATCAGCGCCGCTTTTTACGCTGACGTATCGCCAAAACAGCCTTGACCGACGACGCACCGGCAACAACGCGGCAAGGTTAGTCAAAGGGATCCCCTTTCGGGATCTGAATGCCTAA